From one Bos javanicus breed banteng chromosome 15, ARS-OSU_banteng_1.0, whole genome shotgun sequence genomic stretch:
- the LOC133261553 gene encoding olfactory receptor 51A4-like: protein MSIINISHAEITTFILVGMPGLEYAHIWISIPMCSMYLIALLGNCTILFIIKTEPSLHEPVYYFLSMLTLSDTGLSFSSLPTMLRIFLFKASEISANAYFAQQFFIHGFTALESSVLLIMSFDCVLAIHNPLRYSSLLTTLRVAQIGIVCFFKSFFLVLPFPFTLRMLKYCEKCQLSHSYCLHQDVVKLACSDNQIDVIYGFFGALCLMVDFMLIAVSYILILKTVLGIASQKEQLKALNTCVSHICAVIIFYLPIINLAIVHPFVQHVSPLFNVLMTNVLLLVPPLMNPIVYCVKTRQIRVKVVAKLCQKQIY from the coding sequence ATGTCCATTATCAACATATCACATGCTGAAATCACCACCTTCATCTTGGTTGGGATGCCGGGGCTAGAATATGCACACATCTGGATATCTATTCCAATGTGCAGCATGTATCTTATTGCTCTTCTGGGAAACTGCACCATCCTTTTCATCATTAAGACAGAACCATCCTTGCATGAGCCTGTGTACTATTTCCTTTCCATGTTGACTTTGTCTGACACGGGCCTatccttttcctctcttcccacTATGTTGAGGATCTTCTTATTTAAAGCTTCTGAAATCTCTGCAAATGCCTACTTTGCTCAGCAATTCTTCATCCATGGATTCACAGCACTGGAATCCTCAGTGCTCCTGATCATGTCGTTCGATTGCGTCCTAGCCATCCACAACCCTCTGAGATACAGCTCCCTTCTTACAACTCTCAGAGTTGCCCAAATTGGAATTGTATGCTTTTTCAAGAGCTTCTTCCTGgttcttccctttcccttcacTTTGAGAAtgttgaaatattgtgagaaatgCCAACTATCACATTCCTACTGTCTCCACCAGGATGTCGTGAAGCTGGCCTGCTCTGACAACCAGATTGATGTCATTTATGGCTTTTTTGGAGCACTCTGCCTTATGGTAGACTTTATGCTCATTGCTGTGTCTTACATCCTAATCCTCAAGACTGTGCTTGGAATTGCATCCCAAAAGGAACAGCTCAAGGCCCTCAATACTTGTGTTTCACACATCTGTGCAGTGATCATCTTCTATCTGCCCATCATCAACCTTGCCATTGTTCATCCTTTTGTCCAGCATGTCTCTCCCCTCTTCAATGTTCTTATGACAAATGTTCTTTTACTTGTGCCTCCACTGATGAATCCCATTGTGTACTGTGTCAAAACCAGGCAGATTAGAGTAAAAGTTGTAGCAAAATTATGtcagaaacaaatatattaa
- the LOC133261313 gene encoding olfactory receptor 51A4-like: MSIFNTSETDITTFFLIGIPGLESANIWVSIPICLMYIVAIMGNCTILFFIKMEPSLHEPMYYFLSMLAVSDLGLSFSSLPTMLRIFLFNAPGISPNACIAQEFFIHGFSAMESSVLLIMSFDRFIAICNPLRYASILTSTRVIKIGLVFSLKNVLLILPFPFTLKHLRYCKKNLLSHSYCLHQDVMKLACSDNKINVIYGLFVALTGILDITCIFMSYMLILKAVLGIASQNERLKVLNTCVSHIIAVLIFYAPIISLSVIYRFAKYSSPMVKILMADVFLLVPPLMNPVIYCVKNQQIRNLILMKLCQKYS, translated from the coding sequence ATGTCCATCTTCAACACCTCTGAAACTGATATCACTACCTTCTTCCTCATTGGAATCCCAGGGCTGGAGTCTGCCAACATTTGGGTCTCCATTCCCATCTGTCTCATGTACATTGTTGCCATCATGGGGAACTGCACCATcctctttttcataaaaatggagCCTTCTCTGCATGAACCCATGTATTATTTTCTATCTATGTTGGCTGTCTCTGACCTGGGACtgtccttctcctctctccctacCATGCTAAGAATATTCTTGTTCAATGCTCCAGGAATTTCCCCCAATGCCTGTATTGCCCAAGAGTTTTTCATTCATGGATTTTCAGCTATGGAATCATCAGTACTTCTCATCATGTCTTTTGATCGCTTTATTGCCATCTGCAATCCTCTGAGATACGCTTCTATCCTAACCAGTACCAGAGTCATAAAAATAGGCCTTGTCTTTTCTCTCAAAAATGTTTTGTTgatccttcctttccctttcactCTGAAACATCTAAGATACTGTAAGAAGAACCTCCTTTCCCATTCTTACTGCCTCCATCAGGATGTCATGAAGCTGGCTTGCTCTGACAACAAGATTAATGTCATTTATGGCTTGTTTGTGGCTCTCACAGGCATCCTAGACATAACATGTATTTTCATGTCCTACATGCTGATACTTAAAGCAGTGTTGGGCATAGCATCACAGAATGAAAGGCTCAAAGTCCTCAATACATGTGTTTCCCACATCATTGCTGTGCTCATCTTCTATGCTCCCATTATCTCCCTATCTGTCATCTACCGGTTTGCCAAATACAGTTCCCCAATGGTTAAAATCCTCATGGCTGATGTATTCCTGCTGGTACCTCCATTGATGAACCCCGTTATATACTGTGTGAAGAACCAGCAgataagaaatttgattttaatGAAACTGTGTCAAAAATACAGCTGA